One Solanum pennellii chromosome 9, SPENNV200 DNA segment encodes these proteins:
- the LOC107030190 gene encoding uncharacterized protein LOC107030190 — MVVKMRSKINLLVVGLSRQPSKEGKATMFIGDMDIVRIMIHVQQVEEDKLKDREWFKNKRPKISGTKFREQKSSMNSSFQQKLKGPTPQSSSSLALRNKGIFRKVSSGCFKCVETGISYKSVQRTCKEMVLAEEQTACMLSKIQEQEDSPDVVTGMIQVFDFTVYALLDPGASLSYVTSYVAMNFYVIVGQHSEP, encoded by the exons ATGGTTGTTAAGATGAGAAGCAAGATTAATTTacttgttgttggattgtctcGTCAGCCAAGCAAGGAAGGAAAGGCAACAATGTTTATAGGGGATATGGACATAGTAAGGATAATGATCCATGTACAACAAGTTGAGGAGGATAAGCTGAAGGATAGAGAATGGTTTAAGAATAAGAGGCCTAAGATATCAGGTACCAAGTTCAGGGAGCAAAAGAGTAGTATGAATTCTTCCTTCCAACAAAAACTAAAGGGACCTACTCCACAATCTTCTAGTTCCCTTGCACTTAGAAACAAAG GTATTTTTCGTAAGGTCTCTAgtggttgtttcaagtgtgttGAGACTGGCATTTCATACAAGAGTGTCCAAAGAACATGCAAGGAAATGGTACTGGCGGAGGAACAAACCGCTTGTATGTTATCAAAAATCCAGGAGCAAGAGGATTCACCAGATGTCGTCACTGgtatgattcaagtctttgactttactgtttatgctttgctagaccCAGGGGCGAGTTTATCTTATGTAACttcatatgttgctatgaatttttatgttattgtgGGGCAACATAGTGAACCATAA